From the Oryctolagus cuniculus chromosome 17, mOryCun1.1, whole genome shotgun sequence genome, the window aggaccaggtgagagcgaGTTTTGTGAAAGCGGTAATTTTGTCTGGAATGCcagattggtttccctgccgccttatttttagctttagcattggcatcttctaagacaaaaatggtgtaggttaagtcttttcctttgttgttgatctcagagagagattttgcaggggaggtagaaggcctgcccaggatgtgtttcttcaggaaagaggaggctgcagcctcacgttcctttgtgagcaagggctccgtgtgcaaggagtttccggccacctgcctgggcctctgagccacttgaagctccttcagctccctggagcctgctctcccaagccttcttcccccaatgctctccgcaaagggccaggtgccccgtctcctcccgaggctcttcctcatctcctggaggtgcctttcccgtaagccctttggccccttgatgacttttttcactctctgcagcctgtaccccacacttggcatggttgccaggctgttctcctgtgacggggcagtttctgatttcttttggaggatttgagggttaaattgaggacctaacaggataggctgcataagcatggccttttcttccttcttaacctcatcgattttttcttgaatttcttcatctaacaaattctgtagaaaatagagctttctcaacttatttctgtaaggatgagagggcctccttatgtgggttttcacgtagctcagggacttatctctatcttgcacatttgaaaaaagcagtgtaatgaatggtaataatgttgattctacattttgtagattttcctctgagaaataaggcaatatgtaattcagtgcactaataatgtcactttcattgttgaagtcccgctgttcactcatatggcctgggaagtccacactgtttctctctgatactgggttccctggctcaatagtcagctgcttgctggtgttgttcttccgggcttgcaatatcttcatgaatgccccctttgggttccctatagatgcttcttcaactgtcaaaaaaagaagagactgctttttggtacggaagactgatgggacagctttatgtcagtccacagccctacactctgatcaattaaattaggagtcaaatccaatatttggggtaccattgagactttagagagaaaagtaaaaccaaactcaaacctatgaaatggcaacaataaaggagaaaaagatatttttgagagtggcattcagaagagttcgcagtgttaaaaagcagtaactatgatcagtattatttcattggtttccaatgaccaaccactccaggcttagaataaggctggaggacaaatggccccacccagctgccccttctgtggctctgcccctgcttctcagccacatcattccacagtcctgcctcatgctgagggagcccaaggcttcctccctccctccctccctccctgtggccctatgttcttgctgccatcacaggtgtccatggcaaaagataggcatgtaaggggagCGAGGGCAGAGatggtcaagccaaggggccttgctcctcacctcagtgtgttctttcccacccttgtaaagggagattaacaatgcttgtccttctcacctcttgagatgaagggaataatataattggtaggaaactggtctggaaggtgagcaacactgtgtagatgggtatacagttatcactgtgctaatgcctcagatccctgactgagatccgaattcaagctgtctaaggaagaaagcggtcacattttggaagtcacgacatcagtggtaataaccctcatctacagaaggatacttaaaattacccgagtgttctgtggatagaaaagcgtgagactcagagcaggttcagagttggacagtctacaagtgcatggaggagccttccgactccatcagaggagccaggcagccatttctggttatggaaccagaaactccccggctccaaataaaacagcatcacttgtactcttttatacaagtgcaaaaacaaacaaccgcggtgagcagtgtagacctgttctataagacagagggcccttgaggcccaacacgtagaaaaccagtttatagactgtgtgcaaatgagttatcattgaaaagcaaagcacccaagagcacagaacaccacgtgtgtggttcccaacattgcttccttccccttccacctcttttccatgatcctttgtgcatatgtaaattacatagcggtaactatgttattaaattacatagcggtgattgcgaacctgactttcagcaagggagcagtgtagcaatttagggagtttaaatctgaatgaatgaataaaaattcagcaattaattacattgttactttaaacttgaccctaaaattttaaaataagaaatttaaaacaaataaatattaaaaaaagatcctcaggaagttccgactcacggcaatgtgtcgtatttggcaggcattcattgtcacagtgaagcttgacggtgttgcagacaacctcgatagtatgtttaaattggcagaggcagcaggccatatggctgggtaagatcctatgaatagagacagagaattaagttacctgtaaaggggttccttgggtgggtcaaacaggtgagccaaggtgccagcaaaggcgttcttgaggtatgtgtgtggccagggcatttgggtaggagcctggtggccaattgttggtcttgaatatgagaataaaggaaggagggagaggtggcccaaggaggcataggcatggaagtgggtgtggtgtatccaaaataaagtcaacagggtgagcattgggcaccatggatctgtcgtttgactcaggggtgtctccttccagttcacaagtctcattgtgggttgggagtgcacaggaggacttcccccaacctctggagtactcttctccatccctgttggaagtgttcactattagaaactactctggtcccagaaaaatgactgactgcagtaattgttggaaaagatgtggagaaaaaggaacactcgctcactgatgggtgagtgaaagtaatttgaccaggcaggtgtttagcccagccatgaagatgctgcttgggacaagcacatcccctgctggagtgcctggctccatttctgatccctgtttcctgccagggagtgccctgggatgtgtcaggtggtgcttccctaaatacccagaaatggaaaggctgcaacttatggtaggtgtgtgtttttaagaaactgtcagtctattttcattatatttttttttcaaatttatcatttcgaaagtttctgtggaaggaagagagagaaacacacacaaacacatcttttcttttttttttctttttgacaggcagagtggacagtgagagacagaaacagagagaaaggtcttccttttgccattggttcaccctccaatggccgccgtggccggcgcatcgcgctgatccaaagccagaagccaggtgcttttcctggtctcccatgcgggtgcagggcccaaggacttgggccatcctccactgcactcccgggccataccagagagctggcctggaagaggggcaaccgggacagaatctggcgccccgaccgggacta encodes:
- the LOC138846317 gene encoding leucine-rich repeat-containing protein 37A3-like, with the translated sequence MACCLCQFKHTIEVVCNTVKLHCDNECLPNTTHCLEEASIGNPKGAFMKILQARKNNTSKQLTIEPGNPVSERNSVDFPGHMSEQRDFNNESDIISALNYILPYFSEENLQNVESTLLPFITLLFSNVQDRDKSLSYVKTHIRRPSHPYRNKLRKLYFLQNLLDEEIQEKIDEVKKEEKAMLMQPILLGPQFNPQILQKKSETAPSQENSLATMPSVGYRLQRVKKVIKGPKGLRERHLQEMRKSLGRRRGTWPFAESIGGRRLGRAGSRELKELQVAQRPRQVAGNSLHTEPLLTKEREAAASSFLKKHILGRPSTSPAKSLSEINNKGKDLTYTIFVLEDANAKAKNKAAGKPIWHSRQNYRFHKTRSHLVLRTPKAKLSRKFRRKNSLNRLTAGKRPPFPALRSLINSPSGEAFSSPGGLHSQGSPPLREPSIEDTREENHSGGRVFEENVLPENTTAHEETLPGDKMHTDPSATDSAGTEFDLMPTVDQTKETQWEYPSEGTEAPTTPAGFTYPVMLSQGQQFEIQLNPQLQSLIPNTDMKKLISHVIRTLKMDCSEAQVQLPCAKLTSKTGILMKLLSEQQEEKIAKEEWDAEQWRTETYINESTEAPSGQKEQESSKVRTGDLHFPIT